The window ACTATTTGCTTGGTCTGGGTTCAAAAGGGATGCCACTGAATTTGTACAACAGTGCAGGCTAAACATGAACACTGCTGGACACCTGGCCTTGTCCAGCCACTGCCAGTACCACGGGTCCCTGACAAGACCTCTCTGGATTTTATAGAAGGTTTGCTAAATCCAATGGCCATTCAGTCCTTTTTGTCCTGGTGAGCAGATATACAAAATGTGCACAGTTCTTTCCTCTGAAACATCCATACACTGCTGCTACAAGGTTGGAGAGGATCTGAGCATAGAGCAGGCCTTCCCCAAGCTGGCCTTTAAGTATTTTGGGCCATACAAGATCCTCTCCAAGGTTGGTCAATTGGCTTACAAAACTGAACTTGGCAGATCATAGACCTGTCTTTGCAGATTTACCTCCAGGCCTCACCCTGGATTGCCTGCCGGTGGAACCGGAACTGATTCCGGAGCGTCGGCTGGACAAAAGGGATAATGTGCCTCTCCTTCAGGTGCTGGTGAGATGGACCCCGTTACCTGCAACAATGGCCACTTGGGAGGACCACTCCACGTTGCAGCAACGCTTTTCGGATGCTCCTGCTTGAGGGCAAGCTGGAGCTCAAGCGGGCGACAATTTTACACTGCTGGATGGGACCACCAGCAAGCCAGATCGTGGTAAGGAGGAGAAGAAAAGAGGCAGCTCCGAGGGAGCGTTTCTGAAGATACAGTCAGGCCAGTTAGTCTGAATCGGCTTTGTTTCTCTGAAACTGTCGAAGCGTCCTGTTCAGTAGTGCCGGATGCAAGGAGCGACGTCCATCTTCAATCTGACGGTCGGTTGGGAACTTATGGCTTCGCTCCCTCGATCTCCTACAACAACCGTAGATCTTAAATCTGACGGCTACCGCTCATTCACCTGTAGTAGTTTGAATTTTCCTTTTAATTTTTGCCAGTGTCAGGCACCTTTCTCTCTTTTTACCTGCTTGTAAGGCTATAAGGCCGAGCCCCGAGATTTATGTATTGGGTTGTAACCCTAGCCGCCATGTTCCGGCTGGCCTAAACCTAACTCCTTAATTTGAGAAGATCTGTGTGATTTGTCTCCACAAATTTGCTAATTTTACACTAAATTCCTGAAATTCTTCGTCAGGCCTTAGATCGAGCTTGACAGATACACTCTGACGAAACTGAGAAACGCGCAATGCTGTtaaacctgaagctgaagctggggcAAAGGTTTCGACAGTAGTGAAGGAAACGGGAAAGGGAAAGACGTCTCTGCCACGTTGACGAGGTCTGGAGTTGTTGGGGTGGGGTCCCGGTGTCAGTGTGAGTGGGCATGATTATAAGCCTGGGTTTTGCTAATTTCTTAAATATGTGTCCGCTCCATGGCATGGTTCAATACAATACTCGACTAAGGTAAAACAAGACGGAAGAAACAAATTATGTTCATTATTTGCTTGCACGTGTATTGTCATTGTCAGTCCATGTATGTGACAGAACATAAGCAAGGAAAAATTAAAAGGAAGAAAACAAAGTATATTCATTATGTCGTGAGAAGTGTGCATAAAGCTTCTCTTCACCTTATGATACATGAAAAGCGATTCCATGGACTCCCTGTGTACTACAATTCATTTCAATTTTTTCTTAAAGGGTGCTCTCATTATGCTTCAATTTTTTCTTAAAGGGTGCTTTCATGATGCAGTTCATTCATAAGAGTTGGTATGTGTATGCAGTTCTCACTGATTACCAGTTTCTGCTGGAAGCAGCAAGGCCATATGTTTAGCCCAAATGTGTTCCCTTTAAAATCTATACTCGATCTGGAGGAAGTTTACTCGGCTCTTCGGTCGCCCGTTCAGCACCGGAAGTTCACAGAATGGCTATTTTTCCTAGCTTTCTGCTTCTTTATCTGATTTATTATTGTCATTTTTTCCAGATAAATATTGATCAAGCTGAGAAAACTGTGGAGTTGCTACTACCAATTGACATTACTACTGTAAGGATTAGATTTTCTCCAATGAATGATGGATACTGGCAGTCGTGCTACACAGTTATCCTTATCCATAGCCCAGGGATGTGTTGCACAGTAAAATGCAATCTTGTGAACCTCTTTAAATATGTTTGAAGCCATATATGCTCACGTTTGGGCTCATGAGCATTCAGAGCCTTCTACTGCATCCAAAACAATTGGATCTATCCATCTTGATTACCTTGTAATGGAATCAGCATGCCCTTTTGCATAGGTTCATCATAATGTTGAAGCTTCGGCAACACCAAGCATTTATCCGAAACTTCCATTTGCCAAAACACTTCACACTAATGTCAAGAGTACACCTAATCCTCCTCAACTCAGTACGATTTCGAAATACACATAATTGAAAAGGTTCGCTAGTGACAATTAATCGATGCATACAATGATACAACAGTTCCTATCAACTGCTGCAGCTTGCAGCTTGCAGCTTAAGAGCAGTATTTTGACCATGTACGAAATTTCCCTAAACTCGGGAACTGAATCTGGACGTTCGAAGACAGCATCCCCATGTTGAGTTTGTGGCTAAGCGACGACTTCTCCATCAATGTCCACTCCTgaagcatgtgcttgcagttctcACACACTGGACTCTTAAAAAGttttatgtcctccagattcactgctGCTTCCATGACATTCCTGACAAAGCGCACGATGTTGTCTTGTGCTCGAAACCTCCCATACATTCTGAGCTCGGCAAGGTTGTGGTGCTTGAAATCAGGTGCAGGTTCCCACTCTAGTCCATTGTCCTTCTCCTCGCTAAACACAAATTTTTTCCTCTGCTCCCCCGAAATCATTTCACATAAATGATCCCGCACCTGCATTTGGTCAGGAAGAAAATTCCTAAGCAAGTTTGAACTTCAAAACGAGACAATAAAAATGAGAACCGAATAATCGGTACAAGAGTTCACCAAGATGCGTAGTTCCTTAAGGGTGGGTGCACCTTGGAGTATGAACATTATCCAAGTCAAATCACATTCTTCAGAAATGTTAAGCAAATTCACAAGCGTTAGTTTGTGGAACACCGGTAACAATTGTCTTTGACCTTCCGGTTTGACCCAAATCTGCAAAAGAAGGGAATAATGCAGAATTATGTTAACCAAAAATAGTAACAATAACCTCCACCCACGAAATGGACAGCAAAACTTACGCACATCACTGACAACATAGAAGACCTTCACTAACCTTTTCGCTTCTGAAGTCCAAATGCAGGTTGCTTATGCCGGTTTTACCCAGCAACTCACTAAACTTGAGCATCTTGTGCCAAGCAAAACCAGTATTAATGATGGTCACAGTGTGGAGCAGTGGGACATAACCAAGACAAAAGGGGCCATCTTGAGATCTAAATACATTAAATTTCAGTACTGTGAGTTTTGGTAACCACTTCAGATCAACCCTCTTAATAAGCCTGCTACAGGCAATCACTAGTTCACTGAGTTGTGGGTGTTCCACTTCCAACAAAGAGTCGATGCC is drawn from Triticum dicoccoides isolate Atlit2015 ecotype Zavitan chromosome 6B, WEW_v2.0, whole genome shotgun sequence and contains these coding sequences:
- the LOC119326719 gene encoding uncharacterized protein LOC119326719 — translated: MAEPSVKGLGKSSPDVVEGNEVDRLSKLPDDVLLNIVERLDIADAARTTILSRRWKQIPAILSKLIIMVGSFQPNHESRKLTSDDIVRANTTVLEATRSILERRAGSPYTIHLLRMQFYLGDESIFIGQTVANTIATQKVASVEFTIMTKVRKKITNNGLLTYGRQFMSFFDSCPNTFGGLARLMLENLRLGESYFPKIFSVCKQLELLRLYHCDMGIDSLLEVEHPQLSELVIACSRLIKRVDLKWLPKLTVLKFNVFRSQDGPFCLGYVPLLHTVTIINTGFAWHKMLKFSELLGKTGISNLHLDFRSEKIWVKPEGQRQLLPVFHKLTLVNLLNISEECDLTWIMFILQGAPTLKELRILVRDHLCEMISGEQRKKFVFSEEKDNGLEWEPAPDFKHHNLAELRMYGRFRAQDNIVRFVRNVMEAAVNLEDIKLFKSPVCENCKHMLQEWTLMEKSSLSHKLNMGMLSSNVQIQFPSLGKFRTWSKYCS